The DNA region AGCTCATCGATGCCGAGCAGCTTGCGGGCGCGCTGGGCGCGGAAGTTGATGACGCGGTTGGTCCAGGGCGCGGGCTCGGCCTCTGTGCTGCCGGGGGCCACGCGACCACCGCCGAGCTGGGCCATGAGGGTCGCGGCGCGGTCCATGGCGATGCGCGAGCCAGGTTGGTCCACCCCGCGCTCGAAGCGGTAGGACGCCTCGCTGGGGATAATGAGTCGATGCGCCGTGCGCCGCACGTTGATGGGCTTGAACACCGCGGATTCCAGGAAGACGCTGTTGGTGGCGTCGTTGACCTCGGTGTTCTGGCCACCCATGACGCCGGCCAGGGCCACGGGACGCTCGCCGTCCCAGATGAGCAGATCGTCGGCCGTGAGGGTGCGCTCCTGGTCGTCCAGGGTGGTGAACTTCATGCCCTCTTCGGCCGGCGCCACGCGGATCTTGCCGCCTTTGAGCAGGGAAAGGTCGAAGGCGTGCAGGGGCTGGCCGGTCTCCATGAGAATGTAGTTGGTGATGTCCACCATGTTGGAGATGGGCCGCATGCCATGGGCGATGAGCCGGTAGCGCATCCAGGCCGGAGACTTGGCAACGGAAACGCCCTGGATGACGCGGCCGCGGTAGGCCGGGCAGAGGTCGGGATCGGCAATCTCGATGTCCATGACCTTGGACGCCGGTTCCAGGGAGGCATCCTCCACGGTGGCGATATCCAGGGGCGGCAGCGTAATCGGCAGGCCGTAGGCCATGGCCACCTCGCGCGCCACGCCAAGGATGGAGAGGCAGTCCGCGCGGTTGGGCGTGATGCCGATGTCCATGACCAGGTCGTCCATATTCAGGGCGTCCACCAGCCGGTCGCCGATCGCCGCGTCCTCGGACAGGACCATGATGCCCTCATGGTCGTCGCCCAGGCCGAGCTCGTCCTCGGCGCAGATCATGCCCTGGGAAGCGACGCCGCGGATCTTGGCCTTCTTCAGCTTGAGGCCGCCGGGCAGCGTAGTGCCCACCTTGGCCACCGGCACCTTCTGGCCGGCCGCCACGTTGGGCGCGCCGCACACGATATTCAGGGGGTTGCCCTCGCCCACGTCCACAGTGCACACGGAAAGCTTGTCCGCCTCCGGGTGCTTCTCGCAGGTAAGCACGTGGCCCACCACGACATCCTCGATCTCCTCGAAGGGACGGATGAACTCCTCCATCTCGAGGCCGAGCATGGTGAGGCGGTCGGCGAGCTCTTGTACGCCGACCTCGAAGGGGACCATCTCACGCAGCCATTTCACACTGACGAGCATCGTCATTCTCTCCGTGTTGGCGGCCCGGCCAGGGCAGGGCCATTACGGGTATCATCACTTGGAGCATGCGCGAATGATTGCATGCGCCCTGTAATTTTTAGAGCATCCAGACCTTTTCAAGCTTGCAA from Oceanidesulfovibrio marinus includes:
- the pheT gene encoding phenylalanine--tRNA ligase subunit beta — its product is MLVSVKWLREMVPFEVGVQELADRLTMLGLEMEEFIRPFEEIEDVVVGHVLTCEKHPEADKLSVCTVDVGEGNPLNIVCGAPNVAAGQKVPVAKVGTTLPGGLKLKKAKIRGVASQGMICAEDELGLGDDHEGIMVLSEDAAIGDRLVDALNMDDLVMDIGITPNRADCLSILGVAREVAMAYGLPITLPPLDIATVEDASLEPASKVMDIEIADPDLCPAYRGRVIQGVSVAKSPAWMRYRLIAHGMRPISNMVDITNYILMETGQPLHAFDLSLLKGGKIRVAPAEEGMKFTTLDDQERTLTADDLLIWDGERPVALAGVMGGQNTEVNDATNSVFLESAVFKPINVRRTAHRLIIPSEASYRFERGVDQPGSRIAMDRAATLMAQLGGGRVAPGSTEAEPAPWTNRVINFRAQRARKLLGIDELGDDFCHTTLVNMGCETTELSPGVWQVTAPSHRLDLEREVDLVEEVGRVFGMDRIPTVSPHLAKSLESPAMADTEFGFISKLKGWGRGVGLNEAINYSFVGQRDLDRLGMPEEDRVPVANPLTEEQDVLRTVLAPGLLYSMKVNLAQGQERLRLFEHARIFHSDASSETSAREAGRLGILLHGPREREGWPHSREAADYLDIKGLVEHLLESLGLPEAAFAMAPTEHEAQSYLSPCVLVTLDGEALGTIGRVQPEVADDYHARAAVWLAELDADMLRARYTAAIPVWEELPKFPSVKRDITLTVPAGIAAGRVLDAFRGQSSKIMTGVILQDLFEPTSEEGHGARNLTFRLTFRHADKTLKDKDVDKEMERMAQAVMKELPVSR